The following proteins are co-located in the Leucothrix mucor DSM 2157 genome:
- a CDS encoding TIGR03759 family integrating conjugative element protein, which yields MRRRYAILAGVLLMPLFANPVLLTAKEKVPDTTQFSESTLSQAAISQAKSWDLLPKDWMDYQTLMQGPRGLWSPDLDPITVLGIHAKTVSEREYYARKLVKIERQRVEQELAFEAAYQAAQSQLFGDIPLYRQGPAPAGGYGEAKSTQTVDFFLKLPCKVCEPKLSALIEAGVTVNIYFVGATAKTIKKWAVSMNISPARVSSKQITLNLDNGLSLSRGITKLPYMVER from the coding sequence ATGCGCCGCCGATATGCCATATTAGCCGGTGTTTTACTAATGCCGTTGTTCGCTAATCCAGTGTTGTTAACGGCCAAGGAGAAAGTGCCGGATACCACTCAGTTTAGTGAATCTACTCTAAGTCAGGCAGCAATCAGTCAGGCTAAAAGTTGGGACTTATTACCCAAAGACTGGATGGACTACCAAACCCTCATGCAAGGCCCGCGCGGACTATGGAGTCCTGACTTGGATCCAATTACCGTGTTAGGCATTCATGCAAAGACGGTATCAGAGCGAGAGTATTATGCCCGTAAGCTGGTAAAGATCGAGCGCCAGCGAGTTGAACAGGAGCTGGCATTTGAAGCAGCTTATCAGGCAGCGCAATCACAGCTGTTCGGAGATATACCATTGTACCGTCAAGGCCCGGCACCTGCCGGTGGCTACGGTGAGGCGAAGAGTACTCAGACCGTTGATTTCTTTTTAAAGCTGCCTTGCAAGGTCTGTGAGCCCAAGCTCTCGGCACTCATTGAGGCAGGTGTCACCGTCAATATTTACTTTGTCGGTGCAACGGCGAAGACGATTAAAAAGTGGGCCGTGTCAATGAACATCTCACCCGCAAGAGTGAGCAGTAAACAGATAACGCTTAATCTTGATAATGGTTTATCCCTGAGTCGGGGTATCACTAAGTTACCTTATATGGTTGAGCGATGA
- a CDS encoding PFL_4703 family integrating conjugative element protein, with product MNLFDDHSENQTALIRVFGTIIFTLIMVIMYQVHTINNVRQDIRIAIPPDLSLGASLVPDEIPKTAVYDFASRIFQSLQRWNLNGAKDYRDNIEQYSDFFTPQYKAFLLRDFERRAKAGELNNRERALQPLLVSWDYDRVSISRRSNGLATDWVVALDMELQETYRGEVVKRLFLRYPMIVTRREVDRNRNPWGLVLGGYAAEPEPLTLETK from the coding sequence ATGAATCTTTTTGATGACCACAGTGAGAACCAAACCGCTTTAATCCGAGTGTTCGGGACCATTATATTCACCTTAATTATGGTCATTATGTATCAGGTACACACCATCAATAATGTACGTCAGGACATTCGTATCGCGATTCCACCAGATCTGTCCTTGGGTGCCTCATTAGTGCCGGATGAAATTCCAAAAACAGCCGTCTACGATTTTGCCAGCCGGATTTTCCAATCCTTACAACGCTGGAACCTCAATGGTGCAAAGGATTATCGGGACAACATAGAACAATACAGTGACTTTTTTACCCCGCAATACAAGGCGTTTTTATTGAGGGACTTTGAGCGCCGAGCAAAGGCGGGTGAATTGAATAACCGGGAACGGGCATTACAGCCGTTACTGGTGAGCTGGGATTATGACCGGGTCAGCATCAGTCGCCGGTCTAACGGACTAGCCACCGATTGGGTCGTGGCATTGGATATGGAGCTACAGGAAACCTATCGGGGTGAAGTAGTGAAACGATTGTTTTTGCGCTATCCAATGATAGTGACCCGCCGCGAGGTAGATCGAAACCGCAACCCTTGGGGCTTGGTATTAGGTGGCTATGCAGCGGAGCCTGAACCATTAACTCTGGAGACAAAATAA
- the traD gene encoding type IV conjugative transfer system coupling protein TraD: MSKVYQIEALLRPAIEFNTVLVTGLFMVFLYWAPGIIFMTPSVANLTLLLLSILLVIRARQGWRIVRYKKNLRALPYYEMSNKEIPVSNKVLFVGKGFEWQQRHVQRMRDISLYGGRRYTEQSRSYRFVRACELRFEHNLCISRLLAPLSANSRFNPFRPVPSIGGHPEIHAVGMYEGESNVTLNLGERNGHTLVLGTTRVGKTRTAEVLIKQDIARGDVTIVFDPKGDADLMRSTFQAACDAKRKCYVFHLGYPDISARYNPIGNFSRITEVPTRITDRASGEGSSAAFKMFGWRYVNIVAQALVFLGYIPDYQSINRHILSMDELFVEFGHAFFKGQRVEDYSEKLATLAAAVNHNQLPPAIRGRDNEAIAVMQLYKNEELSDPIFDGLLSSFRADKSYYDKIVSNMTPLLEQLNTGRTSELLTPDYLDLDDPREIFDWKSVIEQEAVVYVGLDCLSDSVVGGAVGASMFSDLTATLGGIYKGNSKIRRICLHADEFAELLGDQFIPLANKGGGAGLQITAYTQTSADLTVGIGNADKARQIAGNFNNLLVLRVKNKETAEFLTEQLPQVQVAQLTTVTSARDSSEVDTETHFTSTNEDRITTENVPLLSPSELIALPKGQAFLFTEGNLFKVRIPFSHTDDSLPDALESIAEDMKERYLSTTPEDWFKRSEAGKGYV, encoded by the coding sequence ATGAGTAAGGTTTATCAAATAGAGGCCTTGCTGCGTCCGGCTATTGAATTTAATACGGTACTGGTTACAGGCTTGTTCATGGTGTTCCTGTACTGGGCTCCAGGGATTATCTTTATGACGCCGTCGGTAGCGAATCTGACATTGCTATTGTTGAGTATCCTACTAGTCATCCGTGCCCGTCAGGGATGGCGAATCGTACGTTATAAGAAGAACCTTAGAGCCCTGCCTTACTATGAAATGAGTAATAAGGAGATACCGGTCTCTAATAAGGTGTTGTTCGTGGGTAAGGGCTTTGAGTGGCAGCAAAGGCATGTCCAGAGAATGCGCGATATCTCATTATACGGGGGACGACGATATACCGAGCAGTCCCGAAGCTATCGGTTTGTACGGGCCTGTGAATTGCGCTTTGAGCACAACCTTTGCATCAGTCGATTGTTAGCGCCGTTGTCGGCCAATAGTCGCTTTAATCCATTTCGTCCGGTACCAAGTATTGGTGGGCATCCTGAGATTCATGCGGTTGGCATGTATGAAGGTGAGAGTAATGTCACGTTGAATCTTGGTGAGCGCAACGGGCATACCTTGGTTTTAGGAACCACTCGGGTTGGTAAAACTCGAACCGCAGAGGTTCTGATCAAGCAGGATATCGCGCGTGGTGATGTCACCATTGTGTTTGATCCGAAAGGTGATGCTGATCTGATGCGTAGCACGTTTCAGGCTGCATGTGATGCTAAGCGAAAGTGCTATGTATTTCATTTGGGGTATCCAGACATCTCTGCCCGCTATAACCCGATTGGTAATTTTAGTCGGATCACTGAAGTTCCAACAAGGATTACAGACCGGGCCTCAGGTGAGGGCAGTTCTGCCGCCTTTAAGATGTTTGGTTGGCGGTATGTGAATATTGTGGCGCAGGCGTTGGTGTTCCTGGGATACATTCCAGATTATCAGAGTATCAACCGGCACATTTTATCCATGGATGAGTTATTCGTGGAGTTCGGTCATGCCTTCTTTAAAGGTCAGCGGGTTGAGGATTATTCTGAAAAGCTGGCGACACTCGCTGCGGCAGTGAACCATAACCAGCTGCCTCCCGCGATTCGTGGGCGGGACAATGAAGCCATTGCGGTAATGCAATTGTATAAGAATGAGGAGTTATCAGATCCAATTTTTGATGGTTTACTCTCATCGTTTCGGGCCGATAAAAGCTATTACGATAAGATTGTATCCAATATGACGCCCTTGCTGGAGCAGTTAAATACGGGGCGGACTAGTGAGTTGTTAACCCCTGATTATCTGGACTTGGATGACCCTCGTGAAATCTTTGACTGGAAGTCAGTCATTGAGCAGGAAGCTGTGGTTTATGTGGGCTTGGACTGTTTGAGTGATTCGGTGGTCGGAGGTGCTGTGGGTGCTTCAATGTTCAGTGACCTGACCGCTACCTTAGGCGGAATTTATAAAGGCAATTCAAAAATCCGTCGTATTTGTCTGCATGCAGATGAGTTTGCAGAATTACTGGGTGACCAGTTTATTCCTCTGGCCAACAAAGGCGGTGGTGCAGGTTTGCAAATCACCGCCTATACCCAAACCAGTGCGGACTTAACGGTGGGGATTGGCAATGCTGATAAGGCCAGACAGATTGCCGGAAACTTCAATAATTTGTTGGTATTGCGGGTTAAGAATAAGGAGACCGCTGAGTTTCTAACAGAGCAGTTGCCACAAGTTCAGGTCGCTCAGTTAACCACGGTCACCAGTGCCAGAGACAGCTCAGAAGTTGATACAGAGACGCACTTCACGTCCACGAATGAGGACAGGATAACGACTGAGAATGTGCCGTTATTGAGCCCTAGTGAGCTAATTGCCTTACCTAAAGGGCAGGCCTTCTTATTTACCGAAGGAAACCTGTTTAAGGTCAGAATTCCATTCTCGCATACCGATGACAGCTTGCCTGATGCACTGGAATCCATTGCGGAAGATATGAAAGAGCGTTACCTGAGTACCACACCTGAGGATTGGTTTAAACGCAGCGAAGCGGGCAAGGGATACGTATGA
- a CDS encoding STY4526/YPO1902 family pathogenicity island replication protein, with amino-acid sequence MLKSSLALQLVTEIQQYSLDGQLEKLERLGVDHTLANRLSKMDARAVRSVCSSPFFDITVNASKLENLISYADQEVKLADLIDQLVLNDAPRKMLTKEYGLSGKEYMVIRERHGMERAPIGRWKIPEVEQHSDQHKRLLTDFDRLFNEDICLMSSPERCLRLANEYNLTIREILTLWSRFTYDEISTDE; translated from the coding sequence ATGCTTAAATCATCTCTAGCCTTGCAATTAGTAACGGAGATCCAGCAATACAGCTTGGATGGTCAATTAGAAAAATTAGAACGTTTAGGTGTCGATCATACGCTGGCAAACAGACTTTCAAAAATGGATGCCAGAGCAGTTCGTAGCGTTTGCAGTAGTCCCTTTTTTGATATCACAGTGAATGCCTCCAAACTAGAGAACCTCATTAGTTATGCAGATCAGGAGGTAAAACTTGCGGATCTGATTGATCAGCTAGTTCTCAACGATGCACCACGTAAAATGCTAACGAAAGAGTATGGCTTGAGTGGTAAAGAATACATGGTTATTCGTGAGCGTCATGGTATGGAAAGGGCACCCATTGGGCGCTGGAAAATACCGGAAGTTGAGCAGCATAGTGATCAGCATAAACGTCTATTAACAGACTTTGATCGCCTGTTTAATGAAGATATATGCCTCATGTCTTCTCCTGAAAGATGCTTGCGACTAGCCAATGAGTACAACCTGACGATCAGAGAAATTCTGACCTTGTGGAGTCGATTCACATATGACGAAATAAGTACTGATGAATAG
- a CDS encoding TIGR03749 family integrating conjugative element protein — MFKHLLIGLTLLCISWTAHSETPPKQYVWKGDPIAVSLSTHAEQRITFPGAKLVWADIPNFVKDKLKTQIVGNNVYWTAKAAFKRIRITLGEEGSGKVYLLDVVSSNARSNNTRIVIKDGVDPYGAVAAKPAMPRNTPVDRAQKRSRSPIAGYASLLKFAAKEVYAPERLRDKGTGIIKVPTGQQTVQHLLPGNAYHARTAVAWRAGGLYVTAVEISNRSRQPLRLDPREIRGVWKAALFHRNALSAAGSRGDNTTLFLISEQPFKVAVQSHPMIRVGR; from the coding sequence ATGTTTAAACACCTACTTATAGGGCTGACTCTACTGTGCATCAGTTGGACTGCTCATTCAGAAACACCGCCAAAGCAGTACGTTTGGAAAGGCGACCCTATCGCCGTGTCACTCAGCACTCATGCGGAGCAGCGCATTACCTTTCCGGGAGCCAAGCTGGTCTGGGCGGATATTCCGAACTTTGTGAAAGATAAGCTAAAGACCCAGATTGTCGGTAACAACGTGTATTGGACGGCCAAAGCGGCATTCAAGCGAATCCGGATTACTTTAGGAGAAGAGGGAAGTGGCAAAGTCTATTTATTGGATGTGGTGTCCAGCAATGCCAGATCCAATAATACTCGCATTGTTATTAAAGATGGTGTTGACCCCTACGGTGCTGTGGCGGCTAAGCCTGCGATGCCACGTAACACACCGGTTGACCGGGCACAGAAAAGGAGTCGGTCTCCGATTGCAGGATATGCCTCCTTGCTGAAGTTTGCTGCCAAAGAGGTTTATGCACCTGAGCGGTTGCGTGATAAAGGCACTGGTATTATCAAAGTACCCACGGGACAGCAAACGGTTCAGCACTTATTGCCAGGCAATGCTTACCATGCTCGCACTGCGGTCGCTTGGCGGGCAGGCGGCTTGTACGTCACTGCCGTTGAGATATCCAACCGTAGTCGCCAACCCTTGAGGTTGGATCCACGGGAGATTAGGGGAGTGTGGAAAGCGGCCTTATTTCATCGTAATGCCTTAAGCGCAGCAGGTTCCCGAGGGGATAATACCACCTTGTTTCTGATCTCGGAGCAGCCGTTTAAGGTCGCAGTTCAAAGCCATCCCATGATTCGGGTAGGGCGCTAA
- a CDS encoding lytic transglycosylase domain-containing protein, with protein sequence MSMRFLMLCALFCGQSAFADSSRYDHLIEKHARHYGVDFSLIKAMIRQESNFKLRAVSTANAQGLMQMIPATAKRFGVTNVYSADQNIRGGTRYIKWLLKRYKGNIEFALAAYNAGEGKVDRYKGIPPYRETQHYVRRVKRFYKEYKQSRLGLAVTTKPSVSPVPKIRDLAALLVSQTPVNRATDGQRPSLEQRSSSQPVRQSARLKTTSARSPQVFQSQAGVTRYRSVTLQSEVGPMNGHTRIRATADE encoded by the coding sequence ATGAGCATGCGATTTTTGATGCTATGTGCCTTGTTTTGTGGACAGTCTGCTTTTGCAGATTCCAGTCGTTATGACCACTTAATTGAAAAACATGCGCGTCACTATGGTGTGGATTTTTCATTGATCAAAGCGATGATTCGTCAAGAGTCAAACTTCAAATTAAGAGCAGTATCAACGGCAAATGCTCAGGGCTTGATGCAAATGATTCCGGCTACAGCCAAACGTTTTGGCGTGACCAATGTGTATTCTGCTGATCAGAATATCCGCGGTGGTACTCGCTATATTAAGTGGCTACTGAAACGCTATAAGGGGAATATCGAATTTGCATTAGCGGCCTACAATGCAGGCGAAGGTAAAGTGGATCGCTATAAGGGGATACCTCCTTATCGGGAAACGCAGCATTACGTTAGACGCGTAAAGCGTTTCTATAAAGAATACAAACAGTCCAGATTGGGCTTGGCAGTTACAACGAAACCGTCAGTGTCTCCAGTCCCAAAGATTCGTGACCTTGCTGCCTTATTGGTGTCACAAACGCCGGTAAATCGGGCAACCGATGGCCAGCGTCCGTCACTAGAACAGCGATCATCAAGCCAACCGGTTCGCCAATCTGCTAGGTTAAAAACAACCTCTGCGCGTAGTCCTCAGGTCTTTCAATCACAGGCAGGTGTTACCCGCTACCGATCAGTGACTCTGCAGTCTGAGGTTGGCCCAATGAATGGGCACACCCGAATTCGGGCAACGGCTGATGAGTAA
- a CDS encoding RAQPRD family integrative conjugative element protein has product MMFRLKCLVLWVLLMPAAAADYPVSLESILDDLTASFTIIDEAQRNADRQERFRFEYQDLRADLVTVKQGLRAALQGAEQGSFLPRALFVQYGYAGKRTESRFLLLLIQELNRLHDDCLRLEAMESESGTNRRVDFNFIASDLSAVVDAIRIAIAGAGERPRRFPSGSGEY; this is encoded by the coding sequence ATGATGTTCAGACTAAAGTGCCTAGTGCTATGGGTATTGCTGATGCCGGCTGCAGCTGCGGATTATCCGGTCTCGCTGGAGTCTATCCTAGATGATTTAACGGCCAGCTTTACGATCATAGATGAGGCGCAGCGTAATGCAGATCGTCAGGAACGGTTCCGCTTTGAGTATCAGGATCTACGTGCAGATCTGGTGACCGTAAAGCAAGGGCTAAGAGCTGCATTGCAGGGGGCTGAGCAAGGCTCGTTTCTGCCACGTGCTTTATTTGTTCAATACGGTTATGCGGGTAAGCGCACGGAAAGCCGTTTCTTGCTGTTACTGATTCAGGAACTAAACCGCCTACATGATGACTGCTTGCGCCTAGAAGCAATGGAGTCTGAAAGTGGTACTAATCGACGAGTTGATTTTAATTTTATTGCCAGTGACTTAAGTGCAGTTGTTGATGCCATTCGTATTGCCATCGCCGGTGCTGGCGAAAGACCAAGACGCTTTCCTTCAGGATCTGGTGAGTATTGA
- a CDS encoding PFL_4669 family integrating conjugative element protein: MNSPKAAKLELLTFQAKRMLQGRPGDAEFGLRPIYGLFQFASLARIIWDDAALGNPYALWWLVRLTDRQQSIQLLLEQCQQTVQTLMNTKDVVPFQPFEPDRPMSVDLNLKTPYSWQAARQIKQFDDFCLMAMQVNRVGLMTDSQMHTQIATLNQGLLALFSEAMLYHSHALNREQLQLQTDVAKAAMKQMGIVPKAILTGQLVPAYSPSGK; this comes from the coding sequence ATGAATAGCCCTAAGGCCGCAAAATTGGAGCTACTCACATTTCAGGCAAAGCGTATGCTGCAGGGGCGGCCCGGTGATGCTGAGTTCGGTTTGCGGCCGATCTATGGCCTTTTCCAGTTTGCGAGTTTAGCTCGCATTATTTGGGATGATGCTGCTTTGGGGAATCCTTATGCCTTGTGGTGGTTGGTTCGGTTAACGGATAGGCAACAGAGTATTCAGTTGTTGTTGGAACAGTGCCAGCAAACGGTGCAGACGTTAATGAATACAAAGGATGTAGTTCCATTCCAGCCCTTTGAGCCAGACCGGCCTATGTCGGTCGATTTGAATCTGAAAACACCTTACAGCTGGCAAGCTGCCAGACAAATAAAGCAATTTGATGATTTTTGTTTGATGGCCATGCAAGTGAATAGGGTGGGGTTGATGACAGACAGTCAGATGCATACCCAGATTGCAACACTAAACCAAGGCTTGCTGGCCTTGTTTAGTGAAGCGATGCTATACCATTCCCATGCTCTAAATCGTGAGCAACTGCAGCTACAGACGGATGTTGCGAAGGCTGCTATGAAGCAAATGGGGATAGTGCCTAAAGCGATCCTCACTGGGCAGCTAGTTCCGGCCTATTCTCCCTCTGGTAAATAG
- a CDS encoding conjugal transfer nickase/helicase domain-containing protein, translated as MKLFPSFKRQTIDVSNPVIEGLNQPLPVEELLTQYQPTIDTVFGLLSMDRISFDHHFQEFIKSLLHTLQCIPAVKYKRYCRPYGLADLCLLAGINALKLRRGLVLPPGTRTDLVDAQRNQWSFVIFSVAVMATIRDSLNDCLIEISHNGHSFKRWDAMHSGLGDVGYFRFKSAHSNDSSYAIASANILGNRWITPETLTWLAVDNTVISEWSAGISGHHALCRYVVKFMQLATCCPSLVVQTEVVDPASKSNDVKVKSLAPETQSQVFDSIAKEPFFDWIYEQIEQGTLVMNTSNSLIHVVEKGLFAVTPTLYSRYQKLTGCSDESLADIKLLVQDHCLTVRYEAYGRTLEGFRFDSNDELIDGMFVNDELVIL; from the coding sequence ATGAAACTCTTCCCCTCCTTCAAACGACAAACAATAGATGTTTCCAATCCGGTTATTGAGGGCTTAAACCAGCCATTGCCGGTTGAAGAGTTACTGACTCAGTATCAACCTACAATTGATACGGTGTTTGGTTTGCTATCAATGGACCGGATTTCATTTGACCATCACTTCCAAGAATTTATTAAAAGCCTTCTCCATACATTGCAATGTATACCGGCGGTCAAATATAAGCGTTATTGTCGGCCGTATGGGTTGGCTGACCTCTGCCTACTCGCGGGCATCAATGCCTTAAAGTTACGACGTGGACTGGTATTACCACCAGGTACCCGGACTGATCTGGTTGATGCGCAGCGTAACCAGTGGTCCTTTGTTATTTTCTCAGTAGCTGTCATGGCAACGATTAGGGACAGTCTGAATGACTGTCTAATTGAGATAAGCCACAACGGCCATAGTTTTAAGCGTTGGGATGCTATGCACTCAGGACTTGGAGATGTGGGGTATTTTAGGTTTAAATCAGCGCACTCTAATGACTCTAGTTATGCGATCGCTAGCGCTAATATTCTGGGGAACCGTTGGATAACACCAGAGACCTTAACTTGGCTCGCAGTTGACAATACCGTGATCAGTGAATGGTCAGCAGGGATCAGTGGCCATCACGCGTTGTGTCGGTATGTAGTTAAGTTTATGCAGTTGGCGACTTGCTGCCCGTCTCTGGTTGTGCAAACAGAAGTGGTAGATCCTGCGTCTAAGAGTAATGATGTGAAGGTAAAAAGTTTAGCGCCTGAGACCCAAAGTCAGGTCTTTGATAGCATTGCCAAGGAGCCATTCTTTGATTGGATCTATGAACAAATTGAGCAAGGTACGCTAGTAATGAACACCTCCAACTCATTAATTCATGTGGTCGAGAAAGGCCTATTTGCAGTGACTCCGACACTGTACTCTCGTTATCAAAAGCTGACGGGGTGCTCTGATGAGTCACTTGCCGATATTAAACTACTGGTGCAGGATCATTGCCTGACAGTACGTTACGAAGCGTATGGACGTACTCTGGAAGGCTTTCGGTTTGATTCTAATGATGAGTTGATAGACGGTATGTTTGTCAATGATGAGTTGGTTATTTTGTAA
- a CDS encoding DUF3487 family protein: MKPSIPSLVPNRIDRDPAIIRGVTAPELYLIIAMAIPLGLFGVLVMGLIFQSFFVGIAFGMMTTVCVLIVGVLMIAAIKRERPNHYLTHAGYIKVERLGFKVAPFIHKTTSFKVSR; the protein is encoded by the coding sequence ATGAAGCCTTCGATTCCATCACTGGTCCCCAATCGGATTGATCGTGATCCCGCCATTATCAGAGGAGTGACGGCTCCAGAGCTGTACTTGATTATTGCCATGGCAATCCCGCTGGGCTTGTTTGGGGTACTAGTGATGGGATTGATCTTCCAATCTTTTTTTGTAGGGATTGCCTTCGGCATGATGACTACAGTGTGCGTATTGATTGTCGGAGTGCTAATGATCGCAGCGATTAAGCGTGAGCGTCCAAATCATTATCTGACCCACGCAGGCTACATCAAAGTAGAAAGGTTGGGGTTCAAAGTGGCTCCTTTTATCCATAAAACCACCAGCTTTAAGGTTAGCCGATGA
- a CDS encoding DUF4400 domain-containing protein, with product MNQAAYATQQSTVHKPQGILAKSIDRVLNVAAWLIFALIFNVAIEWGGIFFRYWDLSGALHSSQMLSLELGWLNQDFGRVVGQPAAAAVGFAKQFYKALFVWSGSDVLQGISVGIGYQQYLEATTNMVYLFAVRLVVIVFSFPVFLVFGVIGLIDGLSQRDLRRFGGDRESSYFWNRAVVLIKPMFILPFVIYLASPFSIHPNWVILPFAICFGLTVWLSSLKFKKYL from the coding sequence ATGAACCAAGCAGCTTATGCCACACAACAGAGCACAGTGCATAAACCTCAGGGTATCCTCGCCAAGAGTATTGACCGTGTGCTGAATGTCGCCGCATGGCTGATCTTCGCCTTGATATTCAATGTGGCGATTGAGTGGGGTGGGATCTTTTTTCGTTACTGGGATTTATCCGGTGCTTTGCATTCATCACAGATGTTAAGTCTTGAACTGGGTTGGTTGAATCAGGACTTTGGGCGGGTAGTAGGTCAGCCTGCTGCTGCAGCGGTTGGCTTTGCCAAGCAGTTCTATAAGGCGTTGTTCGTGTGGTCCGGTAGTGATGTCTTACAGGGCATTTCTGTCGGCATCGGATATCAGCAATACCTAGAAGCGACAACTAACATGGTTTACTTATTTGCGGTTCGCCTTGTGGTGATTGTGTTTTCATTCCCGGTCTTTTTGGTGTTCGGGGTGATTGGTTTAATCGACGGCTTATCACAACGGGATCTGCGTCGATTCGGCGGAGACAGAGAGTCATCCTATTTTTGGAATCGTGCAGTGGTGCTAATCAAGCCCATGTTTATTTTGCCGTTTGTAATTTATCTGGCCAGTCCGTTTTCGATTCATCCGAATTGGGTAATCCTGCCATTTGCAATCTGCTTTGGCCTAACCGTCTGGCTTAGCAGTTTGAAGTTCAAGAAGTATTTATAA
- a CDS encoding lytic transglycosylase domain-containing protein — protein sequence MLRCGPMGLLLLLLAWQGIAVANDQFDDFIAEASQAYGVDSRLIRSVIRQESQFDPNAQSAVGAQGLMQLMPDTASDMGVSDRLDPRQNIMGGTRYLAQQLATNDGNVVLALAAYNAGPGRVQRYGGVPPFEETVTYIRRISGFLEESGYGALALSGLPESVSSTPASTSGTSYKPINTPSLSTVMASFEAAVGIQASAIRRGLVYALIVIILVWLSWQVLFVVSGLREHQFSVTSSLIYIVRSLALASIFITFISN from the coding sequence ATGCTGCGTTGTGGACCAATGGGGTTGTTGCTATTGCTACTTGCGTGGCAAGGGATAGCGGTTGCCAATGATCAGTTTGATGATTTTATTGCTGAAGCTTCGCAAGCCTATGGAGTGGATTCGCGTTTGATTCGGTCGGTGATTCGACAAGAGTCTCAATTTGATCCCAATGCGCAGTCTGCTGTTGGGGCTCAAGGTTTAATGCAGCTAATGCCGGATACGGCAAGTGATATGGGGGTTAGTGATCGTTTAGACCCTCGTCAGAACATTATGGGTGGAACACGTTATTTGGCGCAGCAGTTGGCAACCAATGATGGCAATGTCGTTCTGGCTTTGGCGGCCTATAACGCAGGGCCTGGCAGAGTGCAGCGTTACGGTGGTGTGCCACCCTTTGAGGAGACGGTAACGTATATCCGAAGAATCTCCGGGTTTCTGGAGGAGTCTGGCTATGGCGCTCTGGCTTTATCCGGATTACCTGAAAGTGTTTCATCAACGCCCGCAAGTACGTCAGGTACGTCGTACAAACCAATCAATACGCCATCACTGAGTACCGTGATGGCCTCGTTTGAAGCCGCAGTAGGTATCCAGGCGTCAGCCATCCGACGAGGGCTGGTATATGCCTTGATCGTGATCATTCTGGTTTGGCTAAGTTGGCAAGTTCTCTTTGTAGTGAGTGGCTTACGAGAGCATCAATTTTCGGTGACCTCATCCCTGATCTACATCGTTCGTTCACTGGCACTAGCCAGTATTTTTATCACGTTTATCTCAAACTAG